Genomic window (Zingiber officinale cultivar Zhangliang chromosome 2B, Zo_v1.1, whole genome shotgun sequence):
AACTTGACCTTTTCAGTAAGTAAATTGTAAAATTTATGTTGAAATCAGTATGATTTCTAAGAGCCGTTGTTTTCTTGCATTCTCTGCCTTTAAACTAATGTTCCTTGATGattatttttcatatatatagatatgtgtgtatatatatatacacacacaagaatACTACCTAACTTCTTTTATGGCGCTCATGTTATGAGCACctagtatatattttttcttttttagagCTTAGGTTTAGTCTTTAAGTTTAGTTATAGTAAATTAATATTCCTtgataattatttttcatatatatatatatcatttaatcatttttaaaaatatcgtAATTAAGCAGCTTTGCATTTATATTAGATTACTTATATTATTTTATAATGTTAGTAACTGCCATTAATACAATGAGAgataattaataattatatatattagcTTTACGTAATACATTGTGTAAACCTATGaaaaatggttttaattgttaAGGATTGATCCTACTGTTATGTTTTTAGTGGGATAATACTTTAATATTTACTTATAAAAAATTGAGATGGGGCAACTGCCGGCTCTAAGTtacatgtgtaatataatacatgaacACAGGTAACTGTCGGCTCTAACCCTGGTTGCGAGTTTAATATAATACATAAATGCATATGCAATAGTGCAATGTTAAGGTAATGCTCAAGCATCCCAACAGCAAACTATTAGAATAGACTTCcccttataaaatttaatttaatttaatatcatacttgatctTAATCAAAAAATCAAGAAAAGTATACTTTCTAACATACCGGCCTaaggtatttatagaagtttctctgCTCGTAGTATTGTCAATTTTAAGATGTGGAATTAAAGAAAATTCtaaatttctaattgattaatgagaaaaattctcaataatactccattgattaatgagaaatttttttaataatacgcttcagctgagtctcgaactctagatcactgattgataCGTTTGtagaaattattaataaatctgAGAATTATTTTCGATATGAATAAAAAAAGACATGaatgtaaatttattttaatatatatatatatatatatatatatatatatatatatatatatatatatatatatatatatatatatatatatatgcttttctcctaaatttaaaattttattttattgttagaaaaaatatccaagataaaaatatgctaaaaaaataataataaattacagGAAGTAATTACTCGGAGATCCAACCACTACTCTGCGCCAACAGGGAGAGGAAACCTGCAGACAGGGCAAGAATTGCTCCGCGCCAGCCACTCCTTCAAGCACACCTCATGAAATCGATGGCGGCAAGGCATCGCCAGAAGTTGAATCGCCGCATCGAAGTCATTTAGGCAGATCGAGCACAAGCCTGGCCCTTCCGGGGTCACCGTCTGGAGAGCCTCCACGGCCGTTGCGGACGCCGACCTGCAGGGCCCTCCACCGGACTCCGATCCGTCCCCATGCCAACGTCGTCTCCGAACACTGAATGCAGATATTGATAGCCTTCCATAGGCAGAAACACGCGAAGGTCGGTGGAGGAAGTGGAAGGAGCGGCGGGGACTTTGATGACGGCGGAGATGTCCACCGCGACGAGCTCCGCGATCGAGAGCCGGTCGAGTATGACGAAGGTGTACTGCGAGGAGCTCGAGGTCGGCGGGGCGCACGTGGTTCGCAGCTACGAACGAAAGAGAGCATCCGCCGCGTCTCCTCCTCTCATGTGTGCTGATGGACGAGGCGGTCGAAGTACCGGCGGCCAGTGAAATGGGCGTCCTCAGAATTAGGAGCCACGAGGCGTGAGAAGTGGCAGGTCAATTGGGGCCGCGCGCCGCCCGACGCACGGCAGCGCCTTATCGCCACCTGCCCCTCGATGCGGAGGTCAACGCCACCTGAGTCGGCTTCCCACGCCGGAATCTCCACGGACGACACACCGCCGTCATCGGCGCCGCTCCTGTGCGTCGGAGAGTCGTCCATCGCGAAGAATTCAACTGGTGACTGGTGGGCGAGGCGAGAACAACGCTGCGGAGGTCCTTATATAGCGCTCCCCTACTAGATCGGATATTCATTAGTGGGATGAATGACCCCCCCTACTTGTAAAATAGATGAAGATATCTATCCTCACCAATGAATATAAAGGGACTATTTTCTAAACCGCAAAACGTCTGAATCAAAACTCAATATAATACAAGTGGTAGTCTTTCTACAATACTACCAGAATAAATaagattattgataaaaaaattctatcataattttatcaattttatcggTATAAACGTTTAGTgataaattatgataaaaaataatttatcaggagATAATTTGTTATAAGAGTTTACCGACGAAATTATATTTTCCATTGATGATTTCCAAcaaaattaatttctataattattATTTCCCgatgaaaaatgaatttccatAGCAAATAATATCGACGAAATCACCAATTCCATTAGTAAATCTACTAACAAAATTAGTAATTCCATCAGTAATTACTGATATAATCACCAATTTCATTGATAATTCATAATAAGATTTGCCGACGGAATCACCAATTTCATCAATAATTACCAACAGAATCGATGATTTTGTCTATATTACATAATAGGATTTACCGATGGAATTACTGATTCTGTCAGTAATCCATTTCGATATTATTGATTGAATAACCGATTCCGTCGATATTCGATtggtattaaaaaaaatatatagcaaACAGTTTTTATGTAAGCTCTAACCTGTTTACAATTTtcacatataaaaaaaattatcacaaaTAATAACATTTCATACATACAAATAATTTAAAATGTTTCACAATCCACACAATCACATTTCACATTCATCTATACAATCCATATGATCACATTTCACAACCACACATACAAACACATTTTTATACATTTCATACAATCCATAAAATCACTaacacaaataaacaaataaacaaataaactaatAGAAAGTATCTAAATATCCATAATAGAAACAATcacaatcatctaaaacaaataACATCTAAACATTCATACAAACAAACATCGATACAAACAAACTAATAGAAAAAAACAACATTATCCATGCATATTCATAATCCAAATAGTACAtccatatataaaataataatagaaaatcccataaagtcaaatacaatagatttatattatatttatgtATAAATAAAAATGTTATATATGTATAACCAATTTTGATACCTGGATAGAAGAAATGAGCAAACGATAATCATCAATGTCAAAAGATTTGAACTCCTGAAACATATAGTAATACAATATTTAGAAATTAGCATATTATattataaaaacaaaataaatatattttgcatgatttatgtatgataaaaaattttgagttttagttaaACAAACATTAGAAAAGCTAATTATCGAGATCTAATAAATCCTTAGTCTCCTATGAATTAAAATGCAATGGAACTAGTGGTGGAGGCAAATTAGCTATGAACGCTCGCATATGAGTCATGAGAGCATTATGATCCTCAGCTCGCTTCTTATCCTCATCGGCTCGCCTTCAATCGTCCTCGGCTCGCCTCCGATCATTCTCGGCTCGCCTCTGATCATTCTCGGCTCGCCTCCGATCATCCTCAACTTGTCTCTGCTCCTCAACAGTCATCTGTTGATTCATCCTCTGATCTATTGAGGCAATTTGAGTGCATAGTTCTTGATTTTTCCGTCTTAGAGACCACATCTcaatagaagaagaggaagaggaaccatcacgacccctaggagtccttGAACGATCAAAGGACGTAGAGGGTGGTGTTTTTTTGTCTGTCCACCGACAATATCATAGTATATCTCATTTAGTGCATCGATGAATAGATGTTGTGACTCTCCGCTGCTAGTGACTGAGTTGTCTGAGCCACTCTATCTGTCATTTGATCctggaaaaataaaatatgaatattatTCAATTGGATCATAATTACTAAAGTTAATCAAGATAGAAACGATTAAATGCAATAAAGTGAATAATTTTAAGTGTATCACCTTCAATCTAGTATCGACAAATGTGTCATTATTTTTCTTGTGGGTCTTAAGAAAGACCTCCATATAAGTAGGTTGATAAGCTAGTTCACGTTCTGCATACACAaataatttaggataaaattatacaaatttaataataaatacaaaatttacttatttaactttaaattaaactcaccagATCCATGACATGTTCAACAATATATCTGGATCCTGACGTATGTCGAGCCGTTATGATGCTCAGACCACTTGACTTTGTATTTTGCAGTGCAAGCTAAACTCATTTGATCAGTCCGAGCTAATTCATCGTAAATCATTGCAACTACATCTTACCACTTAATGGAAAGAGGAAGGAAGTAATACCAGAGCTGACATTGCCTGGCTTTAGCTCCGAGGATGGTATTCATGATCATGCGTTGGTTAATGATTGGTATTTTGTGAGTTGGATTGATGTTGAACTGGGATGGACCATGGAGAACTCTGGCAGAGATGACGGTGTGCTGACATTGGATGGTCATATACTATGGACCATCATTGCGGCTAGGTTCATGCATTTTGACATCGGGTATGGCAAATAGCTCAAATATGAATGATGAAGTACAGACATCGGACATGGCAAAGAGCTCAGACACTGAATGGTTACATGGATTCATACCTCTGTGGTGTCGTGCATGGATTGTTCAGAGGCTCTAGCTTTGGATATTGACAGTGCCAGGGTGTTCGCTGCTTGCAGTTGGATGATACCGATATGACAGTCTACTAAATTGGGATGGTATTTATGATCATGTGTTCCACAGTGAGTGGTGTTTTATGAGGATAGTACCCATGAGGGTACACGTGCATGTATGTGATTTCACACCTTAGACAACCATTTGGATCAGAGACTTCATTAGATACGAATAACTTTCTTGGGCCACATGTTCTGTTGTACCATTTTCTTAATGATATATATTTACTGAAGGAAGAACAGGATTCAGTATTATCTGGGATCAGGTTGTTCCATGGACAGGAGTAAGCAAAGGCCTATTTGAGAAGAAGGCCTCTAAATTTTCCATTGCCAGTTCAACAAGGTCGTTACTTGACTCGATTGTAAGCACGGCCTGGTGACTGGACAGCACTACATTGTCCATACGAAATAGTTCCTCCGGAACAGCAGGCTCATGTTCGAACACATCGAGACCAGCACCTCCTATCTTCCCTTGAATCAAGTGTTTCACTAACTCTGCCTCATCGACGAGAGGCCCTCTTCCTACATTTATAATTATGCCATCTTTCCCTAATGCCAACATAACGTCCTTGTCGATGATGTGGTGGGTTTCCTCTGTGAGAGCACAAGCAATGACCAACACATCACTTTCGGCTGCAAGATCACAAACCGTGGGGAAGTAGGTGTAAGGAAATAATGGCTTTTTGTTTCTTGAGAAGTATGAGATTGAGCAACCAAAAGCTTCGAGTCTTTTCGCAATTTCAGATCCAATACTCCCGAGTCCAACAATGCCAACCCGTTTGCCTCCTAACTGCAATACAGATGGTAAACGTTTAGTTTATTCCTTGACATACACTAACCAAATTTAGCAGAAAAATGAGATGGTTATGAGTTTGCAAAAAGATACTTGCATATGAAACACAAAACGGTTAGTTGAATTAAACTGGAATACATGAACCAAGTGAAACATAAATcttgtatttcatgtatctagatAAAATAAGTCTAATTAATGATGTATGGCCTAGGAGTTTCTATTGAGTAGTATAAATACTCATGTAATATGAAGTTGTaagataagtattttatttttcaatacaAAGTTATTATACTACAATTCtttttccctttctagaaagcTTTTGAGAGTCCATCACCTTCTAACAAAGAGGTATCAAAGCTAATGACATCAAAATCCTTTTCTTCCCAATACCCTCAACTTACCAAACTCAACTATGAGAATTGGTCACTTAGAATGAAGGTTATTCTTAGATCTCAAGGAGTGTGGGATATCGTTGAAAAGAGTTTTGAAGAGCCCTTAGATGTGACAACTCTACCTCAAAACCAAAAGGATGCTTTGGAGAAAGGAAGAAAGAGAGATCAAGATGCTCTTACTATCCATTAAGGTTTGGATGAAGACATGATCAAGAAAATAGTCAATGAGACAACAAAGAAAGTTTAGAAGACGCTTCACAACTCTATTATGGGAGTAGACAAGGTGAAGAATGTGCGACTTCAAACTCTAAGGGCTAAGTTTGAATCACTCTTTATGAAGGAGAGTGAATATATCTCTGACTACTTTACAAGAGTTTTTGCTTGTTGTCAATCAAATGAAGAGACTTGGAGAAACCATGTTTGAGGTAATTAAGAAGGTACTACGCTCTCTTAGCACAAAATTAATCATGTTGTTGTTGCAATTGAAGAGTCCAAAGATTTGGAGATCATGATCGTTGCTGAATTAAACAGATCATTACGGGCTCATGAAGAAAGGATGAACCGTGGAAAGCAAGAACAATTAGAACATGTATTACAAGCAAAGACCAATTTGAAGACTAAAGGAGGTGGTTATAGTAGAGGTGAGGCCAAGGATGAGGCAGAAGCCGAGGTTCAGTACATGACCATGGTCAAGGTAGAGATGAGCAACCTTCTCAGTTTGATAAAAGAAATCAAACATTTTCAAGAGGTCATGGAAGAGGTAACTATGTGAGGTATGATGATAGAAGAAATAAATCTCAAACTGAATGCTATTCTTATCACAAATTTGGGCATTATGCTTGGAAGTGTCAATCAAATATGGAAGAAGAAGAGGTAAATCTAATGGAGAACCAAGGAAGATTATGTAGAGCAATCCTTGTTTCTTGCACTTAAGGAAGACACTATTGGAAAAGCAAACATATGGTACCTTGATAATGGAGCTAGCAATCATATGACGAGTGATAAAAGTAAATTTGTGGAGCTTGATACAAACAAGAAAGACTTTGTAAGCTTAAGAGACAACACAAAGGTGAAAATTGAAGGCAAAAATACAATTCTTCTTGAAACAAAGAATGGTGGTCATAAAGTACTTTGTGATGTTTATTATGTTCCAAAATTGACTAGCAATATCTTAAGTATTAGTCAACTTGTGGAAAGAAATTACAAGATTCATATGAATGATCGTATGCTTTGGTTACGAGATCAAGATTCTAACCTTGTTGCTAAGGTGCCTATGACTAAGAACAGGATGTTCTTATTGTGCTTGAAAAATTGTGGATCTTTGTGCTTGAAGACTTATATCCAGGATCCACCATGGATTTGACATATGAGGTTTGACCATTTGAATTTTGATGGACTCAAAACTTTGGGAGATCATAAGATGGTGAAAGGGATTCCAAAAATTGATCACCCTGATCAAATTTGTGAAACATGCTTACTAGCCAAGCATTCAAGAAAGAGCTTTCCAAAGCAATCTGTTTCAAGAGTAGCCAAACCACTCCAACTTGTCCATGTTGATGTTTGTGGTCCTATAAAGCCCAAATCTCTCAATAAAAGCTATTACTTTGTGTTTTTATTGATGATTCCGATAGAAAGACATGAGTTTATTTTTTGAAACAAAAAATATGAGGTATTTGGTACATTCACAAATTTCAAAGCTCTTGTTGAAAAAGAAAGTAGATATCAAATTCAAGCATTAAGAACCGATAGGGATGGTAAATTTACATCTAATGAATTTAACAGCTTTTGTGAGTTGCATGGAATTCGTCGTCTTTTGACAGTTCCAAGATCACCCCAGCAAAACGGAGATGCTGAAAGGAGGAACATGACAATAATTAATATGGCAAGGAGTATGTTAAAGTCTAAAGACATGTCTAAGGAGTTTTGGACTAAAGCTGTGACATGTGTTGTGTATCTTTCAAATCGATCTCCAACAAAGAGCTTGAAGAATGTAACACCTCAAGAAGCATAGAGTGGATGGAAGTCAGGTGTATCACATCTACGAGTATTTGAATTCATTG
Coding sequences:
- the LOC122048680 gene encoding RING-H2 finger protein ATL39-like, producing MDDSPTHRSGADDGGVSSVEIPAWEADSGGVDLRIEGQVAIRRCRASGGARPQLTCHFSRLVAPNSEDAHFTGRRVRRRRWHGDGSESGGGPCRSASATAVEALQTVTPEGPGLCSICLNDFDAAIQLLAMPCRHRFHEVCLKEWLARSNSCPVCRFPLPVGAE